Part of the Halopenitus persicus genome is shown below.
GGAGGTCGATCCCGCGGTCGGCGATCTCCTCGGGGGTCAACGAGAGGAGGTCACGGAGGGACCCGATCTCGCCTTTCACGTAGTACGGCATTCCACACTGGGCGTAGGACACCCACGACCCCTTCTCGAAGACGATCACGTCCCGGTCCGGCCGCTCCCGCTTCAGCTTGCTCGCGGCGCTCAGCCCCGCGGCGTCGCCGCCGATGACGACGAATGGGTCCGTCATACCCGATCCCTCTCGACGGACCCCGATAAGTCCCTACGTGACCTCGAGGTAGCCTAGGTAGCCCGACCGATCCCGGGGCTCCGCCGGCTCGAGGATTCACGGGACGCTGCCGTCCCGGGCGATCCGATGCCCCGACCCGGGCTCGGTTCCGGTCTCCGGCTTCAAGCTCAGTCCCGATCTTCCCCTGTCCCGGCCTCGCGCCGTTCGAACAGCAGCAGCGGTCGCATCCGTAACACCGGATCGTCGTCCCCGTGGACCGTCGCGTCGAACTCGACCAGCCCGGTCCGCGGGGACCGCTCCTCGGTCCGGGCGACCCGCGTTTCGACCGCGAGCGTCTCGCCGGGCCGCACCGGCGCGGGCCACCGAAGCTCGTCGATCCCCACCGCGCCGACGAACGCGGCGTCGGCGGTGAGGTGCTCGGTCATCAGCCGGATCGTCACCGCGAAGGTGTGGAGCCCGCTCGCGATGAGCCCGCCGTAGCGTGATTCACGCGCCCGCTCGGCGTCGGTGTGGAACGGTTGCGGATCGTAGGTCTCGGCGAACTCGACGATCTCCGACCGCGTCAGCGTGCGGCTCCCGCACGCGGTCGTCTCTCCGACGGCGAAGTCCTCGAAATGGCGCATCGACGATGTCCCCGATCCGGCCGCTCGCCACATACGTGTTCCGCCGCTCGATTTTATTTCTCTCATATATCTGTGAATTCTATCGGTGGATTGATGATCGCGGGCGGTCGATTTCGGATAGAGGCCGGGATCACGATGTCCACCACGACGCAGGCACCTTCGACGCAGGAATCCTCGAGACAGGAATCCTCGAGGCAGAAAACCCCGAGACGAGGACGCCACGAGAACCGCTGCCGACGCTGCAGTGACGGGTCGGACCCGGCGGACGCCGTCGGCCCGTCCGCCCCCTCGAGAACCTATGTCCCCGAGGGCGCGGCCCACGTCGTCTTCGAGGTCGACGGGTTCGACTGCCTCGACTGCCCCGACCGGATCGAGGCAGCCCTCGACCGGCTGGACGGCGTTCACGGCGCGACCGCGAGCTACGGCACCGAGACGGTGGGCGTCTATTACGACCCGGACGTCCGCGAGCCGGCCGACTTCGTCGATCGACTGACCGACGTCGGTCGGACGGTCGAGAGCCGCGACGACGCCTTTCGAAACCGCCGGGCGCGGCAGTGGGCCGGCGCGCGGTTCGCCGCCGGCGTGCTGGCCGGGCTGATGGCGCTCGTGCCGTACGCGAGCGTGGTCTATCCGATACGGTTCGAGTGGCTGCTCAGTCCCGAGATCGCCGCGCTCCTGCGGTCAGGGTTGGCGACGACCGGCGGCTTCAACTTCTATCTGAACGTCGCCGTCCTCTCCGGGATCGTGTTGCGGTTCGCCGGCAAGCCGATGCTCGACCGCGCCCGCGCGGCGCTGTCCGCCGGGACCGTGACCCCCTCGCTCGTCGCGACGTCCGTCGCCGTCCCGGCGTATCTCTACAGTGCGGCGGTCGTGCTCGTCGGGATCACCGCCGCCGTCGACCTCTCGACGACGCAGGTCCACTTCGACGTCGTCGTCCTGATCGTCCTCGCGTGGCTGGCGGTCCAGCACGGGCTCGGACTGGAGACGCCGACCGACACGACCGACCCCGATCGACGGTCCACGTCCCGCGTCGACGCGTCCGCGGCCGCGCCCGGTGGCTCACTCGAGGACGGGACGGCTTTCGAGGACGGCGCCGCGCTCGACGACGGCGTCGCCTTCGAGAACGACTGAGAACCGGTCTCCGGCCGCTGGGCTTTTCGGCCGTCCGATCCCGGACGTTTGTGCCCTTCGGCCGTCAGATTCCTTCGGGTCCCGGGCCGTTCCCCTTTTTCACGGGGTGCCAAGCGTTTCGTGACGCCGGTAGAGATAGACCGCGCCCGCGACCATGCCGACGAACCAGATCGCAAGCACCAGCACCCAGACGGCCGTGTTCGGGTCCCAGTCGCCGTTGGCACGGACGTACTGCATGTCGAAGTACGCCGACGCTGGGAGCCCGATCCACGCCACGAGCACCAACAGTCCGCCGAGCGCCCCGAGCGAGCCGTTCACGCCCGACAACACGAGCAGTACCGCCCATAGCGCGGTCGCCCCCGCGACGCCGTACCACCACGTGTCGGAGACCGTGGTTCCGCCCGTCGCGCTCGCACCCGCCGTCCCGGCTCGGCTCGACGCTGATCCGGTTGTCGCGGTCCCGGCTGCTGTGCCACCGGTCGATCCGGCCGCGCTGCGACCGGTCCGGCCGCCGGCACTCCCGGAGCGCCCGCCGCCCGCCACCTCGTTGCGGACGCCGCAGTTGGGACACAGCTCGGCCTCCCGTTTGATCGCCTCGCCGCAGCTGGTGCAGTACACCTCGTCGGCCCGCAGCGACCGATCCGGCGGCCCGCGGTTCGAGCGTCGCGACATATCCGTTCGTTACGGACGGCTCTTTATAAGCGTGTTCGGCGATCGAACCATGGGCCGCCGAACGATCCCGACTGCCGGATTAAAAGTGGTCGGCGGCGTCGGTCTCGTGTTGCAACTCCCCGCCACGGCCGCCCTCGACGGTCGCGGCGCCTTGGTCGCCCGTGGAGGGAACCCGGACGGTGACGTCGGTGACCTCCTCGAAGTCGGCGAGCAGGTCGCGCTTGATGTTCGTCGCGGTCACGTTGGAGATTCCGCAGCCCGAGCAGGTCCCGCCGAGCTCGACGACGACCTCGCCGGTCTCGGGGTTCGCCTCGCGGACGACGCTCGTGCCGCCGTGCATCCGGATGATCGGCATCTGCCCGACCATCCACGTCTCGATCCGGTCCGCCAGGGAGTCGCTCATCACCCGCCCTTCGGGCCCGAGCCTTTGGAACCTTGCGGTCGATCCGGGTTCTCTCCGCTTCTGGTCGGCACTCGAAGCGCCGTCTCGAACCGGCACTCGAAGCGCCGTCTCGAACCGGCACCCGACCCGCGTTCACGCCGGGGAGGATGTCATCGCGTGTCCTCGCGGACGAACGTCACCGGACACGGCGAGGAGAGCATCACCGTCTGGGCCACGCTTCCGAAGACGGCCTTCCCGGTCGGGGACCGTTTTCGTCCACCCACGACCACCCGGTCGGCGGTCACCTCCTCGGCGAGGTCCGCGATCGCCTGACCGTGTTCGCCGACCGCGCCGCGAACGCGGTACTCAACGCCGGCTTCCTCCATCACGTCGGCCAGCTCGCGTATCGTCGCGTGACGTTTCGCGACCCCGTCCGGCATCGCGTCCTCGCTTCCCGGCTCGACGTTTAGCCGCTTCCGGCTTTCCTTGATGGCCTCCTCGGTGAAGACGTGGGCCAACACGACTTCGGCCTCACACGGTCCCGCGACGTCGACCGTCTCCTCCGCCAGCCGACGCACCTGTTCCTCGCCGTCAGTTCCGACGCCCAGCAGGATCGTATCGATGCTCACGAGTCCTATTATCACCTTATCCACCTAAAATCGGTCGGCTCCGGATTCCGGACGATCCTCGGACGGCCGTCCGTAATCGAGGAGCCACTCCCGACCGTTCCAGTGACCGACGTTCTCGGGCTTCAGCTCGTCGAAGTGTACGCGGTCGGCGTACGGCGCCAGTGCGGTTCGGACCGACTCCAGAGCCCGCTCGGTTTCCGGATCGTCCGCGTCCAGCACGCGAGCCCGCGGCATCACGACCCAATCGCCGTCGGGGTCCCCACGGAGCACCGGCAGGAAGGGGTGGTCGCCGATCGCGGCCGAGAGCTCCCGCTCCAGGCGGTTCTGCCGCCGGCCGTCGCCCATCTCCGCGCTCGGCCCGTATCGAGCCAGCTTGATCGCTCGACCGCCGTCCCGGACCGCGGCGTCCTCGGTACCTCCATCGGCGATCGTGCCGCCTTCGGCCCCTCCATCGGCGATCGTGCCGCCTTCGGCCCCTCCATCGTCGGCCGGGCCGTCCATGAACGCCCCGGTGAGCACGACGCGCCCCGTTCCAACTCCGAGCCGGGAGAGCCCGAACCGCTCCTCCAGCGCCGAGAGGGCCGCCTCCTCGCCCTCACACAGTTCGAAGAAGTACGGCAGCTCCTCCCCGCCCGGCCAGTCCCACGTCCGGCCGTCGTACTCCCACCGTCGACTCTCCGTGGGATACGCCGCGAGCGCCTCCCGCCGTGCCGTCCGCAGCTTCCTGACGGTGGCGGCGATCGCCTCCCGAAGGGTGTCCGGCAACGGCTCGTCGCTCGCCGACATCGTTCGGCGTCGCTAGACGCCCGGCCGACAATAACGTGTCGTGATCCCATCGTTCGTCGGGTTTCCACCTCCACCTCCACCTCCACCTCCCTCCCCGTCCCGCAACGAGGGAGAACCCCTTTAGCCACGATCCGCCAACGCCCATCCGTGTCCGAGATACTGCTCGTTCGTCACGGCGAGACCGCCTGGAACGCTGCCGACCGCGTGCAGGGCTGGGCGCCGGTCGGCCTGAACGCCACGGGCCGGCGACAGGCCGATCGTCTCGCCGACCACCTCTCGAACGAGCTTGCGGCGGCCGACGCGGCCCTCGTTACCTCCGACCTCGCCCGTGCTCGCGAGACGGCCGCGCCGATCGCCGACGCGCTCGACGTCGATCCGACGACCGACCCGCGCCTCCGCGAGCGGGACTTCGGTCGCTATCAGGGGATCGACGCCGAGGAACTCTTCGAGCGGTTTCCGGAGCTCGACCTCCTCGCGGAGGGATCCGACGCAACGACCTACACCCCCGACAGCGGCGAGAGCTGGATCGACGTCCGCGAGCGCGTCGGCGCCGCGTTCGCCGACCTTCGCGAGCGCACGCTGACGACCGACGTCCCGATCGTCGTCGTGACCCACCACAACCCAATCCGGCTGGTCTGTGGCCGGGTCAGGGGGCTCGACGTCGTCCCCGCACTCACCGACCAGTCGTTCGCGAACGGGTCGGTCACCCGGATCCGAGACGGTCGGATCGATCGTGCCGGGTGCGTGCCGGACGACCCTGACGCGGCGTGACTCCAGGCTTCGGCCGACCGACCGACCCCGAGCCGCCTGTCGCCGGCCCCTATTCCTCCCGGAGCACCGACGCCGGCCCCTATTCCTCCCGGAGCACCGACGCCGATTCCGGGTTCCGGTTCCGGTACCGAAGGAGGGAGAACCGGTCGTACGCGACCGTCTCCGTCACCTCCCAGCCCGCCCCGAGATACGGGAAGTGTGCGTCGCCGCCGCTCCGCTCGGGGATCTCGGAGACGTACGCGCCGGTGGCGTAGGGGACGTATAGCCGGTAGATCGCCTCGCCGCCGTTGACGAAGACCCGACCGGCGTCGGCCGTCTCGGCACGCTCGATCGCCGCGGCCGGATCGGTGACGAAGTCGACTCCCGGATCCGCCGTCTCGCGGGACGCGTCCCGCGTCAACACGATCACCGGATCGCCCGGCGGGTCGCTCATCTGGTCGAACGTCCGTCTGCCCATGATCGTCGGTCGGTCGCCGATCCGGGCGCGATACTGCGTGACGTCCTCGGGATAGTCCCAGGGGACGTCCTCGCCGGTTCCGATCGCGCCGTCGCGGTCGACCGCCGCGATGAGGTCGATCTCCATGCCGACGGCTAGCCGCTCGAACGTGGAATAGTCGTCGCCGATGGCGGACCGCGGGCGTCAGTCAGGTCAGTTGGACGTCGTCGACGTCGAAGTGGCGCTTCGCGAGCGTCCGCGCGGTCTCGATCGTCGCCCCGTCCTCGCCGATCGCCACGCCGCGGTCGGCCTCCGCGACCTCGACGTAGGCGACGCGGTCGTTTTGCTCGGAGATGGTCACCGCCCGGACCGCCGCCGGCGCGAGCGCGCTCGCGACGAACGCCGCCGCGGTGTCGGCGTCCTCGACGAGCTCGATCGACCTGCCGATCCGCTCCTCGGCGCGCGTGACCGTCTCGCCGCCCTGGCCGATCGCGGCCGCCATCTCCCCGGCGGGAACCACGAACACCAGCCGGTCGCCCTCCACGAGGCAGTCCGTCGGCGTCACGCCGGTCACCTCGTCGAACCGGGCGATGTACCGGCGCGCCTCGTCGGAGAGCTCCACCCGCATCAGTCGTCGGCCGGGCCGGAGCCGCTCGCTCGTGAGCCCATCCGGAGGTCGACGTCGCCGGTGCCGATCGAGACCGGCTTGCCGGCGATGACGTTCTCGATGACGCCGTCGAGCTCGTCGTACTCGCCGTGGACCGCCGCGTCCAGCAGGTGGTTGACCGTCACCTCGAAGGCCGCCCGCGCGAGCACCGAGTCCTTGGAGCCGGAGATGCCGTGGCGACCGATCGACTCGATCTCGCCGTTGTTCGTCATGATGTCGGCGACCAACATCAGGTGACGGATGTTCACGTCGTCGAGGCCCTGCTCCTCGAGGGTGTTCATCGTCTCGTCGATGATCGCCTCCCGGGCCGCCTCGACGCCGAGGTTGCGGTAGATCTCGTGGATGTTGTTACACGTGGTTCGGGTGTCGTCGACGCCCTCGATCGAGAGCACGTCGCCGAAGGCCGACCCCTCCGTGTAGAGGACGAACTCCTCGCCGTCGTCGAGCTGCTCCTTCCGGATGACGACGCGCTCGACCTCCTCGATGCCCTTGAAGACGACGTCCCGAAGCTGCTCGACGAGCTGAAGCAGCTCGCGGTAGCTCGGCTGGTTCGGCCCGAACTCGATGACGGTCCCGGCCTGCCGGGTGTCGACGCCGAGCGCGTCCTCGATCGTCTCGCTGATGATCCCCGCCACTTCGGTCGGGTCCGAGTGGGTCGGCCACCGCTCCAGCAGCGTCTCGTCGTTCAGGTCGATCCGGACGAGCATGTCCGCCACGTTCGTCGAGACGTCCCCGAGCGCGAGGATCCTCGTCGACTCGATCGACCAGACGACCTCGTGGGCCTTCTCGCGGTCGGTCGCGTACTCGCCCTCGAGGTGGACCGTCATCATCGGCGTGTCCGGCGTCTTCCGGGCGTCCACCAGCTCGATGAGCCGGGGGAGCCCCTGCGTGACGTCGATCTCGGCGACGCCCGCGTAGTGGAAGGTGTTCATCGTGTTGTGTGTCACGACGCCTTCCGCGGTGGTGAACGTCTCGAGGCCTTCGACCGAGAAGTCGTAGACGTACTCGTAGTCGCTGTCCACGGTCTCAATGGACTCGATGCGATCCCAGACGACATCACCGTCGACGGCAGTCTGAAGATCGTCGACCGCCTCGATATTAACGTCCTCCTCCTCCGCTGTCTCGAGGAGACTCTCAAGGCGCGTTCGGCCGATCCGTTGTCGATTTGATGCGGCGTTTATTTGTCGACTCGGAATCCCTGCCTCGGAGGCAACCTCTCGGAGTGCGTCTCCGAAATTCGGTATCTGGTCGGTTGCATCCGGGCCGCCCGTATCGACATCCGCTGCGAGTGAACGTAGCTCTTCGCCTCGTTCCCCGACCATTCCGATCTCGTCGGTGAATTGAACGACGTATTTCTTCGGGATGCGGAGGGTCCGAGACTCGTCCTGTTCTCCGAAGGTCGTATTGATACCCACGCGTGCGAGTAGGAGCCCGACCCCTGCAGTCAGACGGTGACTCACCGAACTGGATCGGATCGAGTTCCGTCCAACGTTTCCGTCGCCACTGAAGTATCCACGGAGCAACCCGTCGACGAACGTCCTCGTCGCGCCGAACGCGAACCCGGGAACGACCTTCTCTTCGTCTTCCGTACAGGTCTCACGAAGGAAATCGGAAAGGATCGTTCCGCTCACGCGAATGTCGTAACTCTTTGCGAACCCGCTCGTGTTCTCGTATTCGTTCGTCGTCAGATCGAACCGGTTCGCGAACGCTCGTATTCGGTCTTGGAACTCCGGATCGACGTTCGAAATTGAAACGTAGTGATCCGTCAGGGATCCCTCCGCGAGCCACGCACCAACGAAGAATCCGGTCTCCTCGTCGAGCGGGAAGCGTTCCGGTAGTGAAACCGTTCCACCAACCGGGTAGATCGATTCGTCATCGATCGTTCCTTCTTCCAGGGCAGTACGTTTATTTCGGAGTTGATCGGCACCGCCAGGTACTGATTCAACACCGCCGTCAGTCACTGCGGAGGTATGCCAATACTCGTCATTCGGGAGTATCTTTCGGAGATCGATCGAGTCGACCTCGTCCGAGTCAAATCGGCTCACTGTCGGGAGCCAGTCTCCTTCCTCCAGCTCGTCACCGGCGATCGGAACGATGTCGTTGTTCCGTCGAGTTACGAAGGAGTGTGCCTTCGTCGCTCGGATCGTTCGTCCGGATTCGAGTTCGAATCGAAGGAGCTCCTCGGGCGTCTCGTGTCGACTGATCTCCTCGACCGGCTTCCAGGAAACTGTCTCGTCAGTTTCCAGGCTCAGCGTTTCGAGACCCTCGGGTGCGAGGGCGACCTCGTGTCCGTCGATCTCGCGCGTCTCGTGTGTGTCGATGAGATCGTCGACGAGTGAGCCGATCTCGACGACGTCCGTCCGTCCGTTCCGACGAACAATGACGCGTTCGTCGTAGGGGACGCTCATCTGCGTTCCGGGCTCACCGATCGACTGCGCCGAGACGGTGCCGACGGGGTCGAGCGGCTCGATCCGGGTGTCGAGGTATCGGCTCTCGACGCCGGTGATGATGTCGGCGGCCTGCTCGGTCGTGATCCCGCCGTGTTCGGCGGCCTTCTCGTCGATCGTCTCGTAGACGCGCTCCTTCAGCCGCCGCGAGAGCTCGGCGTCCTCGATCAGCGCCGCGATGTCGTCGGTGACGTGGTCGTATGCGTCGGTCTCAGTCATCGGAGTCCACCCCCAGCCCCTGCGCCTTGTTCAGGCCGGGACCGGCGTGTTCGGAGATGTTCGTCGGGCGCTGCTTGCGGCCGAGGAACTCCTTCTTCTCGGTCTCGTCCTCGAACTCGGCGGTGAGCACGCGGTCGGCGATCCGGTCGACCTCGATGTCGTTGTCCTCCGAGGAGGAGACCTTGATCGGGGAGGTGCCGTCCTCACCGAACTCGAACTGGACGACCGTCCCGGAGGTGTCCCGGACGGAGCCGTCGTACTGCGCCTCCAGTTCCGACAGCGCGTTGATGAGCCGGCGCTGGAGGTAGCCGGACTTGGAGGTCCGGACCGCCGTGTCGACGAGCCCCTCGCGACCGCCCATCGCGTGGAAGAAGAACTCACGCGGCGTCAGGCCGGCGCGATAGGAGTTCTCCACGAAGCCGTGTGCCTCCGCCGAGAGGTCGTTCGGCTGGTAGTGTGACAGCGTCCGGTCCTCGTAGCCGCGGTTGATCCGCTCGCCGCGAACCGCCTGTTGGCCGACGCAGCCGGCCATCTGCGTGAGGTTCAGCATCGACCCACGCGCGCCCGAGCGGGCCATCACGACCGCCGGGTTGTCGTCGCCGAAGTGCTGGTCGGCGATCTCGCCGGCCGAGTCCCGGGCCTTCCCGAGCGTCTGCATGATCTTCATCTCGAGGGTCTCGTCGACCGTGCGGCCGGGGAGACTCTCAAGTTCGCCCGCTTCGTAGGTCTCGATCAGCTCCTCGATGCGGTCGTAGGCGTTGTCGATCGCCTCGTCGACCTGCTCTTCGGCCTCGGGCGGGATCGACTCGTCGTCGATCCCGATCGAGAAGCCGAAATGCATGATCGCCCGCATCGCCAGCGCCGCGACCTCGTTGATGAACACGCGGGCGCGCGTCTCGCTGTAGACCTTGGTGATCGTGTCGACGACGTCGCCGCCGAAGGCGCCGACGGCGTCCTCGTCGATCGTTCCCTCCACGAGCTGGCCGTTCTCGATGACGACGTCGTCGCCCGTCGAGGAGGTGAACTCGAGCTCGAGGTCGTCGGGGAGCAGCTCCGAGAACAGCGACCGGCCGGTCCAGTACTCCTCGCCGGTCTCGTCCGTCCCGTCCGGCTCGGGCAGCTCGTCGACCCGCGTCGCTCGGAGCAGGTCGAGCGCCTGCGTCTCGGTGAACTCGGGGTCGGTGTGGGTGAGCAGGTAGGTCCCGGAGATGTGGTCCTGGATGGCGCCGATGATGTTCTCGCCGAACCGCGGCGAGAGGATCTGCTCTTGTACGCGCATCAGCACGCGCGCCTCCGCCCGCGCCTCCTCGTTCTGGAGGGCGTGCATGTTCATCTCGTCGCCGTCGAAGTCGGCGTTGTACGGCGGACAGACCGTGGTGTTCAGCCGGAACGTCTTGTACGGCATCACCACGACCTCGTGGGCCATGATGGACATCCGGTGCAGCGACGGCTGCCGGTTGAAGATCACGATGTCGCCGTCGATCAGGTGACGGTTGACCTCCCAACCCTCCTCGACCTTCTCGGCGAGCTCCTCGCAGTTCTTCTCGGTCACCTTGAGTCGGCGGCCGTCCGGCCGGCGCACGTAGTTCGCGCCGGGATGCGCCTCCGGACCGTTGTGGACGTACTGGCGCGCCTCCTCGACGTTGCGTTCGGTGACGTTCAGCGTCTGGGTCATCTCGGTGGCGACCCGGTCGGGGACGCCGACCTCGTTGAGCGAGAGCGTCGGGTCCGGCGAGATGACCGTCCGGGCCGAGAAGTTCACGCGCTTGCCGGACAGCGAGCCACGGAAGCGTCCTTCCTTGCCCTTCAACCGCTGTGAGAGCGTCTTCAGCGGCCGTCCGGAACGGTGTCGAGCCGGCGGCGTTCCGGAGATCTCGTTGTCGATGAACGTCGTGACGTGGTACTGCAACAGCTCCCAGAGATCCTCGATGATGAGCTGTGGCGCGCCCGCCTCGCGGTTCTCCATGAACCGCTGGTTGATGCGGATGATGTCCACGAGCTTGTGGGTGAGGTCGTCCTCCGACCGCTGGCCGTTATCGAGGGTGATCGACGGCCGGGTGGTCACCGGCGGAACCGGGAGCACGGTCAGGATCATCCACTCCGGGCGGGAGTTCTCGGCGTCGATCCCGAGCACCTCCAGGTCCTCGTCGGGGATGTCCTCGAACCAGTCGCGGACGTCGGAGGGCATGAGCTTGTTCATGTCCTCCTCGGTGAGGTCGACGTCGAGCGCACGCTCGATCGCCCGCCGGTCCTCGTCGCGGGGTCGGAACTCGCCGGCCAGGATGTCGTTGATCCGGTCGAGCGCGATCCCCGTCTCGTCGGCCAGCTCCGAGGGTGCCGTTCCCGTGTCATCCTCCTCGTCGGGGTCCGGCTGCATCGCCTCGGCGATGCGCTCGGAGTACTCCCCGGAGAGGACGTCCTGGACCTCGTAGTAGGTCGTCGGCTTCTCGTGTTTGATGTCCGCCTGCGGCTCCCCGCAGAAGGGACACGTCGAGGCCTTTCGGGCCTGCCGGACGGCCGCCTTCAGCACGTCCGTCTGGTCGTCGCCGAGCTCGCGCGCCCGCTCGTAGCGGTCGCTGAACTCCTCGCGTTCGTGTTCCTCGAGCGCGAGCCGGCCGCACTCCCGGCACGTCGACCGGAGCAGCCGCCGGATGAGCTTCGTGAAGCCGACGTGGATGACCGGCGCCGCCAGCTCGATGTGGCCGAAGTGGCCGTTACACGACCCCGAGTGGGAGCCGCAGGTGCGACACTCAAGCCCCGGATCGATGACGCCGAGACGGGGGTCCATCAGCCCCATGTCGATCGGGTAGCCGTCGTCGTCGTAGGTGTCCGCCGTGATGACCTTCGTGGCGGACATGTCCCGATACGTCTCCGGGTCCATCAGCCCGAAGGAGATACCGCCGAGTTGTTTCGGTGTTTGCATTGACATGTGTGTCGTCTCCTAGACCGCGTCCTCCAGTTCGAGCTTCGGGCGAATGCCGAGCGCGATCATCTCGTCGAGCAGGAGCTTGAAGGCGTAGCTGACCTCCAGCTCGTGGATGTCGTCCTCGTCGCCGGTGACCGGGTCGTACACGCGGCGCTGCTCGCGGTCCTCGACCGCGACGAGTCCCGTCTCCGCCGAGATGTACACCTGTTCGGCGTCCGAGGACTCGAGCAGCCGTTCGTTGAGCACCATCGCAGCGCCGTGACCGATGACGGTGTCCCGCTCCATCTCGCCGACACGAAGGCCGCCCTCGCGGGCGCGCCCCTCGGTCGGCTGGCGGGTGAGCACCTGCACGGGGCCGCGCGAGCGGGCGTGCAGCTTGTTCGACACCATGTGGTAGAGCTTGTGGTAGAAGATGGTGCCGACGAATATCTCCGCCTCGATCTTCTCTCCGGTGACGCCGGAGTACATGACCTCCTTGCCGGAGGACTTGAAGCCGTTCTCCTCCAACGACCCGCGGAGCTCCTCCTCGTCCTCGCCCTGGAACGGCGTCCCGTCGACGCGCTCGCCGCGCAGCGACCCGACCTTGCCGCCGAGCATCTCCAGCACGTGGCCCACGGTCATCCGCGAGGGAAGCGCGTGGGGGTTCAACACGAGGTCCGGAACGAGCCCCTCCTCGGTGAAGGGCATGTCCTCCTGGGGCGCCAGGTGGCCGACGACGCCCTTCTGGCCGTGTCGGGACGCGAACTTGTCGCCCAGTTCCGGGATCCGCTGGTCGCGAACCTTCACCTTCGAGAGCTTGGAGCCGTCCTCGCCCTCCATCAGGGTGACCGTGTCGACGACGCCGTCCTCGCCGGACCGCATCGTGACGGACGTCTCGCGCCGCTTCTGCGGGGAGAGGCCGCCCATGTCGTCCGGCTCCTCGAGGAACCGGGGCGGACTCGTCTTGCCGAGCAGGACCGAGGACTCGTCGACCTTAGTCTCGGGGTTGACGAGGCCGTCCTCGTCGAGGTGCGTGTACGCGTCCTCGCCGCGCGCGCCGCGGACGTCCTGGCTCGGGATCTCGAAGCGGTCCTCCTGGCCGCCGGGGTACCGACGCTCCTCGCCCTCGTAGGTCCGGAAGAAGTGTGACCGGGCCAGCGCGCGGTCGACCGACCCCTGGTTCATCACGAGCGCGTCCTCGATGTTGAACCCCTCATAGGAC
Proteins encoded:
- a CDS encoding NusA-like transcription termination signal-binding factor; this encodes MRVELSDEARRYIARFDEVTGVTPTDCLVEGDRLVFVVPAGEMAAAIGQGGETVTRAEERIGRSIELVEDADTAAAFVASALAPAAVRAVTISEQNDRVAYVEVAEADRGVAIGEDGATIETARTLAKRHFDVDDVQLT
- a CDS encoding histidine phosphatase family protein, which gives rise to MSEILLVRHGETAWNAADRVQGWAPVGLNATGRRQADRLADHLSNELAAADAALVTSDLARARETAAPIADALDVDPTTDPRLRERDFGRYQGIDAEELFERFPELDLLAEGSDATTYTPDSGESWIDVRERVGAAFADLRERTLTTDVPIVVVTHHNPIRLVCGRVRGLDVVPALTDQSFANGSVTRIRDGRIDRAGCVPDDPDAA
- a CDS encoding MaoC/PaaZ C-terminal domain-containing protein, with amino-acid sequence MRHFEDFAVGETTACGSRTLTRSEIVEFAETYDPQPFHTDAERARESRYGGLIASGLHTFAVTIRLMTEHLTADAAFVGAVGIDELRWPAPVRPGETLAVETRVARTEERSPRTGLVEFDATVHGDDDPVLRMRPLLLFERREAGTGEDRD
- a CDS encoding NifU family protein, which translates into the protein MSDSLADRIETWMVGQMPIIRMHGGTSVVREANPETGEVVVELGGTCSGCGISNVTATNIKRDLLADFEEVTDVTVRVPSTGDQGAATVEGGRGGELQHETDAADHF
- a CDS encoding zinc ribbon domain-containing protein; this encodes MSRRSNRGPPDRSLRADEVYCTSCGEAIKREAELCPNCGVRNEVAGGGRSGSAGGRTGRSAAGSTGGTAAGTATTGSASSRAGTAGASATGGTTVSDTWWYGVAGATALWAVLLVLSGVNGSLGALGGLLVLVAWIGLPASAYFDMQYVRANGDWDPNTAVWVLVLAIWFVGMVAGAVYLYRRHETLGTP
- a CDS encoding DNA-directed RNA polymerase subunit A''; the encoded protein is MTETDAYDHVTDDIAALIEDAELSRRLKERVYETIDEKAAEHGGITTEQAADIITGVESRYLDTRIEPLDPVGTVSAQSIGEPGTQMSVPYDERVIVRRNGRTDVVEIGSLVDDLIDTHETREIDGHEVALAPEGLETLSLETDETVSWKPVEEISRHETPEELLRFELESGRTIRATKAHSFVTRRNNDIVPIAGDELEEGDWLPTVSRFDSDEVDSIDLRKILPNDEYWHTSAVTDGGVESVPGGADQLRNKRTALEEGTIDDESIYPVGGTVSLPERFPLDEETGFFVGAWLAEGSLTDHYVSISNVDPEFQDRIRAFANRFDLTTNEYENTSGFAKSYDIRVSGTILSDFLRETCTEDEEKVVPGFAFGATRTFVDGLLRGYFSGDGNVGRNSIRSSSVSHRLTAGVGLLLARVGINTTFGEQDESRTLRIPKKYVVQFTDEIGMVGERGEELRSLAADVDTGGPDATDQIPNFGDALREVASEAGIPSRQINAASNRQRIGRTRLESLLETAEEEDVNIEAVDDLQTAVDGDVVWDRIESIETVDSDYEYVYDFSVEGLETFTTAEGVVTHNTMNTFHYAGVAEIDVTQGLPRLIELVDARKTPDTPMMTVHLEGEYATDREKAHEVVWSIESTRILALGDVSTNVADMLVRIDLNDETLLERWPTHSDPTEVAGIISETIEDALGVDTRQAGTVIEFGPNQPSYRELLQLVEQLRDVVFKGIEEVERVVIRKEQLDDGEEFVLYTEGSAFGDVLSIEGVDDTRTTCNNIHEIYRNLGVEAAREAIIDETMNTLEEQGLDDVNIRHLMLVADIMTNNGEIESIGRHGISGSKDSVLARAAFEVTVNHLLDAAVHGEYDELDGVIENVIAGKPVSIGTGDVDLRMGSRASGSGPADD
- a CDS encoding universal stress protein is translated as MSIDTILLGVGTDGEEQVRRLAEETVDVAGPCEAEVVLAHVFTEEAIKESRKRLNVEPGSEDAMPDGVAKRHATIRELADVMEEAGVEYRVRGAVGEHGQAIADLAEEVTADRVVVGGRKRSPTGKAVFGSVAQTVMLSSPCPVTFVREDTR
- a CDS encoding dihydrofolate reductase; this translates as MEIDLIAAVDRDGAIGTGEDVPWDYPEDVTQYRARIGDRPTIMGRRTFDQMSDPPGDPVIVLTRDASRETADPGVDFVTDPAAAIERAETADAGRVFVNGGEAIYRLYVPYATGAYVSEIPERSGGDAHFPYLGAGWEVTETVAYDRFSLLRYRNRNPESASVLREE
- a CDS encoding cation transporter, whose amino-acid sequence is MSTTTQAPSTQESSRQESSRQKTPRRGRHENRCRRCSDGSDPADAVGPSAPSRTYVPEGAAHVVFEVDGFDCLDCPDRIEAALDRLDGVHGATASYGTETVGVYYDPDVREPADFVDRLTDVGRTVESRDDAFRNRRARQWAGARFAAGVLAGLMALVPYASVVYPIRFEWLLSPEIAALLRSGLATTGGFNFYLNVAVLSGIVLRFAGKPMLDRARAALSAGTVTPSLVATSVAVPAYLYSAAVVLVGITAAVDLSTTQVHFDVVVLIVLAWLAVQHGLGLETPTDTTDPDRRSTSRVDASAAAPGGSLEDGTAFEDGAALDDGVAFEND